Within the Culicoidibacter larvae genome, the region CGTTTACCGTTACCGCTAATATCTGTACGCTCTAATAACTCAGGAATGGTATCTTTGGTGAGGCTTTTTATTTCGACCCCCTCATGCTTCAAAAACCACCCCTTGAGTTGAGCTAAGCTTTGTGGGTTATCCAATCCGGATATTTCAATGGCCTCAGCTTCCAGCACCGCAACGTGCTCAGTATTGTAATCGACAATATTAGAAACAAGCTGCTGGTCAATAAGTACCCCTCTATCATTAATATGTTGGTCTAATAGCCACAGCTCCCGCTCTGTGTCAGTCATTGGGAAGTTTTTTAGTTTTCGACGTATCGCCCGTTCTGCAATAACATCACCTATGCAATATTCCTTAAAGAGTTCCCACTTTTCAGGATCGTGTTCCGGTAGGTTCCGTGTACGCCCTTGGTTTCTCTTTGTCGGTTTGCAAGGTTTGCAGAAATAGTTAATCAGAGCTTTCCCAGTTTTCAATTTTTGCTGGTCCTCTTCAAGTCTCAAAACTTCACCAACCTTACCAAGAGTGTTTGGCAATCCGAGAATAGACGCCCAAACTGCTGTACAATCCCAAGCATTAGGTGGCAACTTTTGCCCAAAGAAACTAGACAAACAAGTACGTTCAAAGTTAGCATTATAAGCGGTAATAGTAATCCCTTTGGTGATGTCCTCGCTTTGAATATCATGAATAAGAAAAAGGGGAAGTATCTCCCCTTTCGCTAAATCAATAATGCTGACAGGTTCATCGTCATAGGCATAAGCGAGGAGCAGTATTTCAAAACTTTCATGATTAGCATACCGATAAGCCCCAACTTTACGAATGTCAAGCTCACAGTAGGTCTCAATGTCTATGCTTAATTCTCTCCTCATATAATCACCCTAGTCTAATAAATCGTCACTGTCATCAACTGCGCTGAACTCATCCTCAGCCTTAGGAGCTACGCCTCCGAGAGGTTCGCCATCTTTTACTTTCTGAATGTTGTTCAATCCAAAAGCAATACCTTTGCCGCCTTGTGGGTGGTTGTAAGCGTAGATACTCACAGAAACGTTTGCATAGCAGCCGCTATATACTTCTGTTTGGTCCAAAATCGGCTGTACTTTTTTATCTACGATACCAGGCTGATTTTTGCTTTTCGGATTGATAAACATAGTGTTCACATAAGCTTCACCTTTGTCATCAGCTTCATCGTCGCCATCATATAGTGGGCTATTAAACTTAGATGCTGCCGGAGCTTTTCCGCCCCAAATAGTCGGCACTGCTGCGTCATAACATTCTTTTATTGCTTTATTTAGCTTAGCGATGTCTTTCGCATTTACATCCTTATCCATTAATAGAGAGGCGCTATATCGCGGCTCGCCACCATCGATACCTTTCGGCTTCCAAATATTTGCATAGCTCAATCGCACGTTTTGTAAAATAATACTACTCATTATCATCAATCTCCTTTAGTTCTTTAAAATCATTTTGTGCGCTGTTGTATTCAGCACGTTTATCGCTCTCCGGTACAAGAGTAGGAGCACCAGGAGGCTTAACAATTAAATCGCCTACTAACTCGTTAAGCTGCTTTTTACCGACAGCTTTCTCGAGGTTAGTAATACTCAACATATTGCGCTCGTAGATAAGAGCCTCTGCGATACCATTGTCAATAAGTGTCTTAGCAATTTTATCCGGATCAGAGTATTTTCTGTTACTCCGGCCTGCGACCACTTTAAACCCTGGTACTTTAGTCCCGCTGAGTGCTTCCTCAAGCGCATATTTTTCTACAGCAGTGAGCCATTTTCGGATAGTGTCTATCTCACTAATGACCTCCGCTATTTCATCAATAGATACTTTTTCTAAGTTTTTGAACTCGGTTTTAGCAAGCTCCATATTTTTATCATACTGAGCTCGACAGATTGCCTGAGCCTTACAGAAACGGCAGTGGTCCCCCACGCACAAAGGTGCGTCCTCTTCCGTTGTTTTTAAAGCCCCAGGCTTTACAACATTCCCCCCCCACGAGAGTAGGTCCTCGACGCTAATGTCGTATACGGACACATGGTCTCTACGAGGCTGTACGATATGTAAAGAGACGTTTTCAAAATCATAGAGTTGTCCATAATTTTGATAAGCACCCAAGCCGTATAGCATAAGCTGAGGATTTCCTTCCGCAGAGACGAGAACTCCCTCACCGAATTTTAAGTCAATTACATGGAGTACCTTATCCGCTATCAAGATAGCATCTCCGGTACCAAATCCGTCCTCAACCCAGTCTGTATATTTGAGTCTTTCCTCAAACATGATTGTGGGCGGCTCATCACTGCCTGCAGTACTTAGGTTATACATCTCATGCACATAATCAACGAACCGCTGCACATTATCCTTAAAGTCTTTGTTTTTATACTTTTTAAGTAGCGCTGTTTCCTTCTTAGTGAGAGCGGGCTTCTCTCCGAAGAAATCTCTCCGGAGAGTTAGCTCAGCAACAAGGTGTGCTGCCGTGCCCTCTTCTGCATAGGGACTAACTTTATCCGGTCTTCCCGCTTCCATTTGGATACTCCCAGGACAAGCAAGCCATCTTGAAGCCCCACTGGCTGATAGTTTAGCGTGGTCACTCATATAATCACCACCCTACTTATCTGCTAGAGTTTGACCCATCTCATACGCCTCTGCGAAGTTCTCCTCCGGTAAAGACGAAAGTTTAGGTGCATTAAAGTGATCAAGTAAACCGCGAACAGCATCAGAGTCTTTTTTCATTAGCAGCTTTCGCAAGTCAGCAAGAGTGACATCTTGAGCGATTACCTCGCTAGCTTCTTCCGAAGTTTCATCCTCTACCGGTTCAGCATCCGCTATTGTTGCCACCGCTTCTGTAACCGTTTCAGTGATTTCTTTAAATAACCCTGCCGCTTGTTCTTCAAGTGCATTAGGAGTTTCAGCTACTTCATCGGCAGCCAATGAAACAGTAGCCATACACGGCTTATTAAGTTCCACTAGCTCCTGGATTGCACCGACAAGCTCAGGCAATCCCGGTATCTCAACTACTACATTAATTGTATTACTCATGATTGACCTCCTAACCTAAGATAATAACTTCGCCTGCTTCAATTTCTGTAGCAAGTTCAGCTGCTAAATACTCATAAATGCGCTGGATTGCAATTACACGCCACACGCCGCCATCCGCTTCATCCAAGCGAGCCTCAATATTGTTATTCAACCGCAATACGAACTCTGACTCAGGCTGTTCAATTTCCGGGAATGTACGAAACGGTTTAAGCACAACTGGATTAGGCAAGGTTTCATTTTCATACGACACGCCTTTTTTAGCTGTAATTTGTTGAGAGATACCATCATCCTCAACATTTACACCCTCATCCCGTTTTACATTGCCTAAGGCTTGTAAAACCAGTACAGAGTGGTCAGTAGGGACAAATCGGCTACGCAATGCAATTAGGAATGTTTCCAAGTTTAAGAAATATCCAAAATCAGGAGAATAATCCTCAGCAGATGCGTGGACCAGTTTCTCACGTTGTCGTGTTTTTGTATCTAACACACTACGTAATGATACATCGCGTACACCGTCAATCGTGATAACATATTTACTTTCCTCAGCTTCATCGGCTTTGACATACTGCACAATAGCATCCAAGGTACGAACATGGAGACAATCAGCCTCTTGTTTAACAACTGGATAGAGTTTTTTATTGCTGAACTGTTGCCCAGCAACCTCAGTAATTTTTGGTTCTTGGTTTTCCTCGACGTAGTTCATTACGTCATTCAAATTTTTAATGTCTAACATAGTAAAATCCCTCTTTCTTATTTAAATACGTTCTGTGTTGTTGGAGCCTCAAGCATTTTATCTACGGCATCCTGCGCACTTTTCTGTGCATCATATTCCACGGCGATCATTTGGCCGGTAGTCTTATCACGCCCGATACTCATACGGGTAAATGATTGGACTGATGGAGCCAATTTCGGCACGCATTGAATATTAACATTAAGTAAGTCACGGTTTTCATCAGGCTCGAAAATGAGCTTAATTTGAAGTTCCCGCTTTTTCTTCGGGTCAGTATTCGGGTCTGCAATATTCTGCAGCACCTCTTGGAACTGTTCGCCAGCTGCTCCGCCTGCTAACCCATCAAAAGCCATATTCTTATTTTTATCCATTCGTGGCACCTCCCCAGTTATAAATATAAGTTCCGAAACCGGTCTTTTTAACTTTGCCAATTTCCATAAGATAGTCTAAAGCTTCTTGGATTAATTCAGTTGTATAACTGACTCCATCGAGCTCCTCCATTTTATTCTTAATATCCGAAATAGAAGCTGTCGGATAGATGTGTCTCACCGCTTTAAGCGTCGCTTGTTCAACGACAGCACTGTGTATCTTGGTCATTATTGGCCTCCTCTTCTTCACGTAGCCAGCAATAATAGTCTTCACTAGCACGTTGTAATTTAATTGATAAATCATTAATCGTATTAATTTGTAACGCGCTATACTCAGTAAAAGCCAGCGCCTCTAATAATTCAGTTCTCATCTCCATGAAGATTTCTCCATAAAACAGTTGCTGCACCAGTATCTCCTCATTAGTGTACTTAGGTTGATTAAACACTAACGGACTA harbors:
- a CDS encoding DUF2815 family protein, encoding MSSIILQNVRLSYANIWKPKGIDGGEPRYSASLLMDKDVNAKDIAKLNKAIKECYDAAVPTIWGGKAPAASKFNSPLYDGDDEADDKGEAYVNTMFINPKSKNQPGIVDKKVQPILDQTEVYSGCYANVSVSIYAYNHPQGGKGIAFGLNNIQKVKDGEPLGGVAPKAEDEFSAVDDSDDLLD
- a CDS encoding DUF2800 domain-containing protein, giving the protein MSDHAKLSASGASRWLACPGSIQMEAGRPDKVSPYAEEGTAAHLVAELTLRRDFFGEKPALTKKETALLKKYKNKDFKDNVQRFVDYVHEMYNLSTAGSDEPPTIMFEERLKYTDWVEDGFGTGDAILIADKVLHVIDLKFGEGVLVSAEGNPQLMLYGLGAYQNYGQLYDFENVSLHIVQPRRDHVSVYDISVEDLLSWGGNVVKPGALKTTEEDAPLCVGDHCRFCKAQAICRAQYDKNMELAKTEFKNLEKVSIDEIAEVISEIDTIRKWLTAVEKYALEEALSGTKVPGFKVVAGRSNRKYSDPDKIAKTLIDNGIAEALIYERNMLSITNLEKAVGKKQLNELVGDLIVKPPGAPTLVPESDKRAEYNSAQNDFKELKEIDDNE
- a CDS encoding replication terminator protein — translated: MDKNKNMAFDGLAGGAAGEQFQEVLQNIADPNTDPKKKRELQIKLIFEPDENRDLLNVNIQCVPKLAPSVQSFTRMSIGRDKTTGQMIAVEYDAQKSAQDAVDKMLEAPTTQNVFK